One halophilic archaeon DL31 genomic region harbors:
- a CDS encoding hypothetical protein (KEGG: hje:HacjB3_18368 hypothetical protein) — MSLTRTLQLGAKISRAEWTRHRRERGTPLTGNLVLLVILVGIAIGLGWLAYSVGRTVASGQKLPYNRLSLFVSVAFVWMTWRSSQYTRIRFERFDPDLLLTTVPARTAAIGLLGFVYARLSTTLIVPTLGLVVGAVVGFESPSIAISIAIAVAAMATLAVALGTIARLVGRLIALQLVRVRFYRDLLIVFGWVPLMIGAMILEELSISIAPVISLFGVLPIAWFIDLAFVGTGEAAVSGRNAFGVLGLLVIIVPLLVGGTTVLARQIWERAPARSMGTHGSHSLLKEGLLERIIGPRIPRAVYTVARKRWLMERRVPRGVLSTGYVLVVMGLVGFPAVLFVGETITLLVLFAVTVGLVAGIAFGSDPIGTEYRTLPMILTSASSRQFVNGGLLAAATVGIPLVAVIIVPLGIIGPMGLAQTILTTFIGWAVCVCTAAVALAVGLDVEHDEFVPLPFFFTDVPIYAEQGVNAFLRYGQILVIVLLACLPAFAGTSSYIFDPIATAGIPRSLVQTGSLLLTILTVTAVTRIALRIAVQRFQTYQIQ; from the coding sequence ATGAGTCTCACGAGAACGCTTCAACTGGGCGCGAAAATTTCCCGTGCGGAGTGGACGCGGCATCGCCGTGAGCGCGGGACTCCACTGACAGGCAACCTTGTCCTGCTCGTTATACTCGTCGGTATTGCCATTGGTCTCGGCTGGCTTGCGTACTCGGTTGGACGAACCGTTGCCTCCGGTCAGAAACTCCCTTACAATCGGCTAAGTCTGTTTGTGAGTGTTGCTTTTGTCTGGATGACGTGGCGGAGTTCCCAGTACACACGCATTCGGTTCGAACGGTTTGACCCCGATTTGCTGTTGACGACCGTCCCAGCTAGAACAGCAGCAATTGGACTACTGGGCTTTGTTTATGCCCGACTAAGTACGACACTCATCGTTCCAACGCTCGGCCTTGTTGTTGGAGCAGTGGTTGGTTTCGAGTCACCGAGTATTGCTATCTCAATCGCCATCGCTGTCGCCGCAATGGCTACCCTCGCCGTTGCTCTCGGAACGATTGCTAGACTGGTCGGGCGACTAATCGCCCTACAATTAGTACGAGTTCGCTTCTATAGGGACCTGCTCATCGTTTTTGGCTGGGTTCCGCTGATGATCGGCGCGATGATTCTGGAGGAACTCTCGATTTCGATCGCCCCGGTAATCTCTCTTTTTGGAGTCTTGCCGATTGCATGGTTCATTGATTTGGCATTCGTCGGTACCGGCGAAGCGGCGGTATCGGGTCGAAACGCGTTCGGCGTACTTGGCCTTCTTGTCATCATCGTCCCGCTCCTCGTCGGTGGAACAACGGTTCTCGCACGTCAAATCTGGGAGCGTGCGCCCGCTCGTTCAATGGGCACTCATGGTTCCCATTCCCTCCTGAAGGAAGGGCTGCTGGAACGGATTATTGGACCACGAATACCACGAGCTGTGTACACCGTTGCCCGAAAACGGTGGCTCATGGAGCGGCGCGTTCCACGTGGTGTCCTGTCTACTGGGTATGTACTCGTCGTGATGGGTCTAGTCGGATTTCCAGCAGTACTCTTCGTTGGTGAGACGATCACGCTGTTAGTGCTGTTTGCGGTCACGGTTGGCCTGGTCGCCGGAATCGCGTTCGGATCCGATCCCATCGGTACAGAGTACCGCACGCTACCGATGATCCTCACGTCAGCTAGCAGTCGCCAGTTCGTCAATGGTGGGCTCCTTGCTGCAGCGACGGTCGGCATTCCACTTGTTGCCGTTATCATTGTCCCGCTTGGCATCATCGGACCCATGGGGCTCGCACAGACCATCTTGACCACGTTCATCGGATGGGCAGTGTGTGTCTGTACGGCTGCTGTGGCTCTCGCAGTTGGATTAGATGTGGAGCACGATGAATTCGTACCGCTCCCGTTTTTCTTCACTGATGTCCCGATTTACGCAGAACAGGGAGTGAACGCGTTCCTTCGGTACGGTCAAATCCTCGTGATCGTACTACTGGCGTGCCTACCGGCGTTTGCAGGAACGTCCTCGTATATTTTTGATCCCATAGCAACCGCTGGAATCCCACGTTCCCTTGTTCAAACCGGATCGCTGCTTCTCACAATACTAACCGTCACCGCCGTCACTAGAATCGCCCTCCGAATTGCTGTCCAGCGATTTCAAACATATCAGATTCAATAA
- a CDS encoding transcriptional regulator, XRE family (KEGG: hvo:HVO_2962 transcriptional regulator~PFAM: Helix-turn-helix type 3~SMART: Helix-turn-helix type 3) yields MQNNLTSRREDENLSQGELAEAVGVTRQTINAIERNRYDPSLELAFNLADHFNCSIEDIFEPDQDD; encoded by the coding sequence ATGCAGAACAATCTCACCAGTCGGCGCGAAGACGAAAACCTCAGCCAAGGCGAACTCGCCGAAGCTGTCGGTGTCACCCGCCAGACGATCAATGCAATCGAACGCAACCGATACGATCCATCACTGGAACTCGCTTTCAATCTGGCTGATCACTTCAACTGCAGTATCGAAGATATATTCGAACCAGATCAAGACGATTAA
- a CDS encoding hypothetical protein (manually curated~KEGG: nmg:Nmag_2914 hypothetical protein): MTATNANSRLTRQRYRGLVYGIAAVAILGLLAGIALGQHFIGTLVYLIGAWAAGGIAVLAPMWSDATLQDERDWELHNRASGILVGITMILGLSTLPALYVLEAGNYLEITGTVSGVIFTLSALFLLYGVCFGIAKRRI; encoded by the coding sequence GTGACAGCCACCAACGCAAACTCACGACTCACTCGCCAGCGGTATCGAGGACTTGTATATGGTATCGCAGCCGTAGCGATACTCGGCTTACTCGCTGGAATTGCCCTTGGTCAACACTTTATTGGGACACTCGTGTACTTGATCGGAGCATGGGCTGCCGGTGGGATTGCCGTCCTCGCACCGATGTGGAGCGACGCGACACTGCAAGATGAGCGAGACTGGGAGTTACACAACCGTGCCAGTGGCATTCTGGTTGGAATCACGATGATCTTGGGACTGAGTACTCTACCTGCTCTATACGTCCTTGAAGCTGGGAATTATCTAGAAATCACAGGTACTGTCTCGGGTGTAATCTTCACACTTTCAGCGCTCTTCCTGCTATACGGTGTCTGCTTCGGAATTGCTAAACGGCGTATCTAA
- a CDS encoding integrase domain protein SAM domain protein (PFAM: Integrase, N-terminal SAM-like, phage; Integrase, catalytic core, phage~KEGG: hut:Huta_0110 integrase family protein), with protein sequence MMGAAGIGSPLEHESFKRTQSSPERSYFNRLSGDTVRSLIPCQSIVGDRFATRLATMSLEPIDPETALELYIADRENELTEATIYSHRSRLGHFVRWCDEQGIGNLNDLTGRQLHRYRLWRRDEGDLSLASEKTQMDTLRVFVRWLEQVDGAEQDLSTKVRSPSLTPEQNTRDVMLDSEQATSVLAHLEKYEYATLGHVTIAILWHTMMRVGAAHALDLNDYHPDEQYLNVRHRPDQGTAIKNKEDGERLVALSDQLCELLNDWIADKRPDVTDDQGRKPLLASRQGRAHRTTLRGYCYRATRPCEYGTECPHDRDPEDCEATDRDAAFSCPSSVSPHAIRRGSITHSLNSEIPENAVSDRANVSKVVLEQHYDRRTKREKMEQRREYLDNL encoded by the coding sequence ATGATGGGCGCTGCAGGCATCGGTTCGCCTCTCGAACACGAGAGTTTCAAGCGGACCCAGTCGTCCCCTGAGCGATCCTACTTCAACAGACTCAGTGGCGATACTGTTCGTTCTCTCATCCCGTGCCAGTCGATCGTCGGTGATCGGTTCGCTACCCGACTGGCAACTATGTCACTGGAACCAATCGACCCAGAGACGGCACTCGAACTGTACATCGCAGACAGAGAAAACGAGCTGACCGAAGCGACAATCTACTCGCATCGGTCCCGGCTCGGACACTTCGTTCGCTGGTGCGACGAACAGGGTATCGGGAATCTCAACGATCTCACCGGTCGCCAACTTCATCGGTACCGACTGTGGCGGCGCGACGAAGGCGACCTCTCACTTGCCTCGGAGAAGACTCAGATGGACACGCTGCGAGTCTTCGTCCGATGGTTAGAGCAGGTGGATGGAGCTGAGCAGGACTTGAGTACAAAGGTTCGCTCCCCATCACTGACGCCAGAGCAGAACACCCGGGACGTCATGCTTGATTCGGAGCAAGCCACGAGCGTACTGGCCCACCTCGAAAAGTACGAGTACGCGACGTTGGGGCACGTAACAATCGCCATACTGTGGCACACGATGATGCGCGTCGGAGCCGCGCACGCATTGGACCTCAACGACTACCACCCAGACGAGCAGTACCTCAATGTCCGTCATCGCCCAGACCAAGGAACGGCGATCAAGAACAAGGAGGATGGGGAGCGACTCGTAGCGCTGTCCGATCAGCTCTGTGAACTCCTGAATGACTGGATCGCCGACAAGCGCCCGGACGTAACGGATGACCAGGGACGGAAGCCACTCCTCGCGTCGCGTCAAGGTCGAGCACACCGGACAACGCTGCGCGGGTATTGTTATCGGGCAACTCGACCATGCGAATACGGTACCGAGTGTCCGCACGACCGCGATCCAGAAGACTGTGAAGCGACTGATCGGGACGCTGCGTTTAGCTGCCCATCGAGTGTGAGCCCACATGCGATTCGTCGTGGGAGCATCACGCACTCGCTCAACAGCGAAATACCTGAAAACGCCGTTTCAGACAGAGCGAACGTCTCGAAAGTCGTGTTGGAACAGCACTACGACCGCCGGACAAAGCGCGAAAAGATGGAGCAACGGAGGGAATACCTGGATAATCTATAG
- a CDS encoding Site-specific DNA-methyltransferase (adenine-specific) (KEGG: hbo:Hbor_12990 type I restriction-modification system methyltransferase subunit), producing the protein MADISPITPVAPDHQWVDTDHGIPEFSRSVDTDRLAEIITTVADRVAPAFADIPDSLHRRVDTWCLSHGYNDATTSARRGLVARQAVLNRLLKVTVYEWHHRRGELPGFPDDTWEITQSVAEVGANPGFGECVLDYLLLHVDDQEIGVIDENRDRLLASTQPAEDIGRLYEAVIPREYRQSLSQFRTPPDIGQLMRLWAGESDNTVVDPGMGAGVLSSPFHPDWRLSTDSTRVIGIDQSQLALLMGSTALTLYGQPHELLETDFFNIPLSDLQQDLDSLVCNPPYTGGDALPDWYKERINTQLEKTTGLEISARSPLHAYFIYHSRAFLSPSDRAAFITPQSFLSNRYGESLKQFLLDNYAIKAFVQFNPESYCVFDNADTTALLTFLEAKPDSETGGETRFIRVDEKIESKTIRDAVENGEPGETEWGIINLVPQSELCPEKNWQALFDPVEIDTSHLPPLGTLLTIHRGPTTGEVNLFCLSQQEVDENNLDERHLSRIVRKPSQIDGYDYQEADWKEAREKGEEVWLLDPDQIPGVSNTIADFKQELSKAARREAPEGSVIRDGYSEVREYLREGVIEYGLSDTSTFSNRPYWYRPRRKDPTRVLVQNASRDQFRFILNETDIRHTSACYGFYDITLSETELKALLAYLNSHVFEEVVREYKQTRDGGFDKIEPDQLEQVPAIDPPKMSGETVNTLAGLFDELRQTTRKNDDCNPVLDRINVVLQQEL; encoded by the coding sequence ATGGCAGATATATCACCGATAACCCCTGTTGCGCCTGATCATCAGTGGGTAGATACGGATCACGGGATACCCGAGTTCAGCCGGTCAGTTGACACCGACCGCCTCGCCGAGATCATCACGACGGTCGCTGATCGAGTCGCACCCGCTTTCGCTGATATCCCAGACTCACTCCACAGACGAGTCGATACGTGGTGTCTGTCTCACGGATACAATGATGCGACTACCAGTGCTAGAAGAGGCCTCGTCGCCCGCCAAGCCGTGCTCAACCGATTGCTAAAGGTCACTGTGTATGAGTGGCATCATCGACGTGGTGAGTTGCCGGGGTTCCCAGACGATACGTGGGAGATAACTCAAAGCGTTGCAGAGGTTGGGGCGAATCCAGGTTTCGGAGAATGCGTGTTGGATTATCTCCTTCTCCATGTCGATGATCAGGAGATAGGGGTCATCGACGAGAATCGAGATCGATTGCTGGCGTCCACGCAACCCGCGGAAGACATCGGGCGACTCTACGAGGCAGTAATTCCGAGAGAATACCGACAGTCGCTCAGCCAGTTCAGGACACCACCTGACATCGGTCAATTGATGCGGTTATGGGCAGGAGAAAGCGACAACACCGTCGTTGATCCTGGAATGGGGGCTGGCGTCTTATCGAGCCCATTTCATCCGGATTGGCGATTGAGTACCGATTCAACACGCGTAATCGGGATTGATCAGAGCCAGCTCGCCCTCCTTATGGGAAGCACTGCGCTGACCTTGTACGGGCAACCGCACGAACTGCTTGAAACAGATTTCTTCAATATCCCATTGTCAGATCTGCAGCAGGATCTGGATTCACTCGTCTGTAACCCGCCTTATACGGGAGGAGATGCACTCCCGGACTGGTACAAAGAACGGATTAACACGCAACTGGAGAAGACCACAGGACTCGAAATCAGTGCTCGGTCACCGCTCCACGCCTACTTTATATACCACTCACGCGCTTTCCTGTCGCCGAGCGATCGTGCGGCCTTCATCACCCCTCAAAGCTTCCTCAGCAACCGATACGGAGAGTCACTCAAACAGTTCCTCCTCGACAACTACGCAATCAAAGCCTTCGTACAATTCAACCCGGAGAGCTACTGTGTCTTCGATAACGCCGACACGACCGCTCTGCTCACGTTCTTAGAAGCGAAGCCCGATAGTGAGACAGGTGGCGAGACCCGCTTCATTCGTGTTGACGAGAAGATCGAGTCGAAGACGATCCGTGACGCAGTCGAGAACGGCGAACCGGGGGAAACTGAGTGGGGAATCATCAACCTTGTCCCACAATCCGAACTTTGCCCTGAGAAGAACTGGCAGGCCCTGTTCGACCCTGTCGAGATCGATACGAGTCACCTCCCGCCTCTTGGGACACTCCTCACCATCCACCGCGGGCCAACAACAGGCGAAGTCAATCTCTTCTGCTTGTCACAGCAGGAAGTCGATGAGAACAATCTCGACGAACGCCACCTGTCGCGGATCGTCCGTAAGCCGAGTCAGATAGATGGATACGACTATCAGGAAGCCGACTGGAAGGAAGCACGCGAGAAGGGAGAAGAAGTCTGGCTCCTGGACCCGGACCAGATACCCGGAGTGTCCAATACGATTGCGGACTTCAAACAGGAGCTCTCGAAAGCGGCAAGAAGGGAAGCGCCTGAGGGATCCGTCATTAGGGATGGGTACTCGGAAGTGCGAGAATACCTTCGAGAGGGTGTAATTGAATACGGGCTTAGTGACACGAGCACGTTCTCGAACCGTCCGTACTGGTACCGACCTCGACGAAAAGACCCAACTCGCGTCCTTGTTCAAAATGCGAGCCGGGATCAGTTCAGGTTCATCCTGAACGAAACAGATATTCGGCATACGAGCGCTTGCTACGGCTTCTACGACATCACGCTTTCAGAGACCGAACTGAAAGCGTTACTGGCGTACCTGAATAGCCACGTCTTCGAAGAGGTTGTTCGTGAGTACAAGCAAACGCGGGATGGGGGGTTCGACAAAATTGAGCCGGATCAATTGGAACAGGTTCCGGCGATTGATCCACCGAAGATGAGCGGTGAAACGGTGAATACGCTGGCTGGCCTGTTCGACGAACTGCGGCAGACAACACGAAAGAACGACGACTGCAACCCAGTACTGGATCGTATCAATGTAGTTCTTCAGCAAGAACTCTGA
- a CDS encoding UvrD/REP helicase (PFAM: DNA helicase, UvrD/REP type~KEGG: hbo:Hbor_13010 ATP-dependent exonuclase V subunit beta, helicase and exonuclease domain-containing): MSDESEYPSWFPVPEEDVSPEPQQESIIDSDAYPMRVLAGAGTGKTFTMVRKIEHLIDEEDVSPDRILALTFTNNAADSMREKLNAKLGTAGYDIDAYTYHSICNEILTDYAYEAGIDPDFEVATDAEKYAIVLDVLDDIEYRSVKPNVYGSDGYASGAASKLLSFIGSMKRSGISPDDIDAFLGPADRVYGLADLPERIETIASDHLGGRSVSSVLDSLPDVRDELAAERDALGTDGIEASARDFLDRLIDLCDALETAFEAHENGERDLPDNAYKLPKYLFGGYASGAPKGIPDDLDLELTDHLDSFVSDCLAARDLTAGYAAYERELDERNLIDFDGLVVETAALMDSPVGEEIAERWDYVFCDEFQDTDRLQFDLVTSLVTDENLFVVGDDDQAIYEWRGANVANITDELDQAFAALTDEPLEENFRSRQPILNLANEAIQKLGHRERHKTLTRVDEPAYDGDSVATVELPDEDDDSDGAAQLRTVVQNLLTGAAENLDGTYDPGDIALLVRKHAHATPVIDEFEDAGIPYQVAGDLATESVGVGTVTAYLKALARPEDEVSWNRILLMRYRLCDADLSTLNAGDDPLVDTLRETPLDEFEEPDRVAEAREHATELLDIRDSASLSHLYRELTDRTNIEWYLSEQERRDLAQLEDVIEQYGDSAVQPPLTPEFIDSLEHYDSLFDESGTTPTSQPDVADDAVNVMTIHKSKGLDFPVVLIPQVTADEWAPSSRTYDAFETSLSDGAEAAFAQDFVERDARETRRVFHVGITRAEDILVLQGGSEEGDDAADEDSVSELVGEILPSRIPWQPERGHLPLWTDVQECLPDDAVDWTNTLASETVGNIGGTVRHGGEELAVEIARDRVLNLATATLDGDLSSRAEREILQVASLTGPSTPAPSLSHSYTSLAAYEECPRSHYLDYVVNAFPDYQETAATNGSGDGVSQRTIGLLFHDTAEQAANQNVERREEWYEICERLASQRRAEDALPAAKQSIDRYFELDLPSYELIDAEREFELEIDGHELVGFIDAVYRTPNGELLVIDYKATERHRDLHDDKQLPIYLLACRDLYDEPVTRAGYAYVGEIGPKVEARTFRDGDVEAVRNDVMESMNRIAEFSFGQYTTGEHCQWCQHNQLPCAPDSFTVGPGFEE, encoded by the coding sequence ATGAGCGACGAGTCCGAGTACCCGTCCTGGTTCCCGGTGCCGGAAGAAGACGTGTCCCCAGAGCCTCAACAGGAGTCGATTATCGACTCAGACGCGTACCCGATGCGTGTCCTCGCCGGCGCAGGCACGGGGAAGACGTTCACGATGGTGCGGAAGATCGAACACCTCATTGACGAGGAGGACGTCTCGCCGGATCGGATTCTCGCGTTGACGTTCACGAACAACGCGGCGGACTCGATGCGGGAGAAACTTAACGCGAAACTCGGGACAGCGGGGTACGACATCGACGCGTACACGTACCACTCGATCTGTAACGAGATCCTCACTGACTACGCGTACGAGGCGGGGATCGACCCGGACTTCGAGGTCGCCACGGATGCCGAGAAGTACGCTATTGTGCTGGATGTTCTGGATGATATCGAGTACCGTTCGGTCAAACCCAACGTATACGGCAGCGACGGGTACGCGTCCGGAGCTGCATCGAAGCTACTCAGCTTTATCGGGTCGATGAAGCGCAGCGGCATCTCGCCCGACGACATCGATGCGTTCCTCGGGCCTGCCGACCGCGTCTACGGTCTCGCCGACCTCCCGGAGCGCATCGAAACGATTGCCAGCGATCACCTCGGCGGCCGGTCCGTGTCGAGCGTGCTGGACTCACTTCCCGATGTGCGCGATGAGCTCGCCGCGGAACGCGACGCATTGGGAACGGACGGGATCGAAGCCAGCGCCCGGGATTTCCTCGACCGGCTCATCGATCTGTGTGATGCGCTTGAAACCGCGTTCGAGGCCCACGAAAACGGCGAGCGTGACCTTCCAGACAACGCGTACAAACTTCCGAAATACCTGTTCGGAGGGTACGCAAGCGGTGCTCCGAAAGGGATCCCGGACGATCTGGATCTTGAACTCACGGACCACCTCGACTCGTTCGTTTCCGACTGTCTTGCTGCCCGAGATCTCACTGCAGGGTACGCTGCGTACGAGCGAGAATTGGACGAGCGCAATCTCATTGACTTCGACGGCCTGGTGGTCGAGACAGCTGCGCTAATGGACTCTCCGGTTGGTGAGGAAATCGCTGAGCGGTGGGACTACGTATTCTGCGACGAGTTCCAGGACACGGATCGCCTTCAGTTCGACCTCGTCACGTCACTCGTTACCGACGAGAATCTGTTCGTCGTCGGGGACGACGATCAGGCGATCTACGAATGGCGCGGCGCGAACGTCGCCAACATCACCGACGAACTGGACCAAGCGTTCGCGGCGCTCACGGACGAACCGCTGGAGGAGAACTTCCGCTCCCGTCAGCCGATTCTCAATCTAGCGAACGAGGCAATTCAGAAACTCGGTCACCGTGAGCGGCACAAGACGCTCACCCGCGTCGACGAACCCGCGTACGACGGGGACTCCGTCGCTACCGTCGAATTACCGGATGAGGACGACGACTCGGATGGTGCAGCCCAGCTTCGAACCGTCGTACAGAATTTACTGACCGGTGCAGCAGAAAATCTCGATGGGACGTACGATCCAGGCGACATTGCATTGCTCGTCCGGAAGCACGCCCACGCGACACCTGTCATCGACGAATTCGAAGACGCTGGCATCCCGTACCAAGTTGCTGGCGATCTGGCCACGGAATCAGTCGGCGTCGGAACCGTCACTGCCTACCTGAAAGCGCTCGCACGCCCCGAAGACGAGGTGAGCTGGAATCGCATCCTCCTGATGCGGTACCGGCTGTGCGACGCGGACCTCAGCACGCTCAACGCGGGCGACGACCCGCTCGTGGACACTCTCCGGGAGACACCACTCGACGAGTTCGAGGAGCCCGACCGTGTCGCAGAAGCCCGCGAGCACGCCACGGAACTACTTGATATCCGAGATTCGGCGTCGCTCAGCCACCTGTACCGAGAACTCACGGACCGCACGAATATCGAGTGGTATCTCAGCGAGCAGGAGCGTCGAGATCTCGCCCAACTGGAGGACGTCATCGAACAGTACGGGGACAGTGCCGTCCAACCACCGCTCACCCCGGAGTTCATCGACTCGCTCGAACACTACGACTCCCTGTTCGACGAGAGTGGCACCACACCCACGAGTCAGCCGGACGTCGCCGACGACGCTGTCAACGTGATGACCATCCACAAAAGCAAGGGCCTAGACTTCCCCGTCGTCCTCATACCACAAGTCACCGCCGACGAGTGGGCACCGAGTTCACGTACGTACGACGCGTTCGAAACCAGTCTCTCGGATGGCGCGGAAGCAGCGTTCGCGCAGGATTTCGTTGAGCGGGATGCCCGTGAGACCCGCCGTGTGTTCCATGTCGGGATCACGCGTGCCGAGGACATCCTTGTCCTGCAGGGTGGCAGCGAGGAAGGCGACGATGCTGCGGACGAGGATTCGGTATCAGAGCTGGTTGGCGAAATCCTCCCATCTCGAATCCCATGGCAGCCGGAGCGAGGACATCTCCCGCTCTGGACTGATGTCCAAGAGTGTCTTCCGGACGACGCAGTAGACTGGACTAACACGCTGGCCAGCGAGACTGTCGGAAATATCGGTGGTACCGTCAGGCACGGCGGGGAAGAGCTCGCCGTTGAAATTGCACGCGACCGCGTGCTAAACCTTGCAACAGCCACCCTCGACGGGGATCTCTCATCGAGAGCTGAGCGGGAGATACTCCAGGTTGCGTCGCTGACCGGCCCATCGACGCCAGCACCGTCGCTCTCGCACAGCTACACGTCGCTAGCAGCCTACGAGGAGTGCCCGCGGAGCCACTACTTGGACTACGTGGTCAACGCATTCCCCGATTATCAGGAGACAGCGGCTACGAACGGATCTGGTGATGGCGTGTCGCAACGTACAATCGGGTTATTGTTCCACGATACCGCCGAGCAAGCTGCGAATCAAAATGTGGAACGCCGTGAAGAGTGGTACGAGATCTGTGAGCGGCTCGCCAGTCAGCGCCGCGCTGAGGACGCGCTCCCGGCAGCAAAACAATCCATCGACCGGTACTTCGAATTAGATCTCCCGAGTTACGAACTCATCGACGCAGAACGAGAGTTCGAACTGGAGATCGATGGACACGAGCTCGTCGGGTTCATCGATGCCGTCTACCGAACGCCGAATGGTGAGCTTCTCGTCATCGACTACAAGGCAACTGAACGTCACCGCGACTTACACGACGATAAGCAACTCCCGATCTACCTCTTAGCGTGCCGTGATCTATATGACGAGCCAGTGACGCGCGCTGGGTACGCGTACGTCGGTGAGATCGGGCCGAAAGTTGAAGCGCGAACGTTCCGCGACGGTGACGTGGAAGCGGTTCGGAACGATGTGATGGAATCGATGAACCGTATTGCTGAATTCTCCTTCGGCCAGTACACAACTGGCGAGCACTGTCAGTGGTGTCAACACAACCAACTGCCCTGCGCACCAGACTCGTTTACCGTTGGCCCAGGGTTCGAGGAGTGA
- a CDS encoding transposase (KEGG: hmu:Hmuk_0068 transposase), producing the protein MPDIDRLNADTGWIDLGFVERERTPRKIIEMGIRHHLAGLSLSNTVILLEDLGVERSRTAIHDWVQKANLQPKGGESPDRVAVDQKAIQINDEQYWLYAAVDPETNRILHSRLFPTYTIAIAREFLTELAEKHGVRDAVFLVDDADDLIGGLRQEGLSYRVQLHGFRNQVERVFREVQRRTSSFSNCFSHVDPATAETWLQAHAVWWNHV; encoded by the coding sequence ATGCCCGATATCGACCGCCTCAACGCAGATACCGGTTGGATAGACTTGGGGTTTGTGGAGCGAGAGCGGACACCCCGCAAGATCATTGAAATGGGTATTCGACACCATCTCGCAGGATTGTCACTTTCGAATACAGTTATTTTACTCGAGGATTTGGGTGTCGAACGGAGTCGCACAGCAATTCACGACTGGGTGCAGAAGGCAAATCTACAGCCAAAAGGCGGTGAGAGTCCGGATCGCGTTGCGGTCGATCAGAAGGCGATCCAGATCAACGATGAGCAGTACTGGCTGTACGCCGCGGTTGATCCAGAAACTAATAGAATTCTCCATTCGCGGCTGTTTCCGACGTATACGATCGCGATTGCGCGGGAGTTTCTCACCGAACTAGCCGAGAAACACGGCGTCAGAGACGCCGTGTTTCTCGTCGACGACGCCGACGATCTCATCGGAGGACTCCGCCAAGAAGGGCTCAGCTACCGCGTTCAATTACACGGCTTCAGGAACCAGGTCGAACGTGTCTTTCGTGAGGTACAACGACGAACCTCTTCGTTCTCAAACTGCTTCAGCCACGTCGATCCAGCCACCGCAGAAACATGGCTTCAAGCCCACGCCGTCTGGTGGAATCATGTCTAA
- a CDS encoding hypothetical protein (KEGG: hbo:Hbor_13070 hypothetical protein), which translates to MAITIDAERTRLADADEPNPESKVFDVHTPEEYLKHREHSELLESAIHRFADQRGLSATENPLDRDWPGFDVLTIRTDNNGDAVIDRCIELKTTGLNTRKPSLSWNEWKAAGGPLSEHYYLYVARNIRLGNSGDAELLEIPQPFDRLRNRQRETRERNVQVDLRSFDFDDDPIIERPIEWEE; encoded by the coding sequence ATGGCAATTACGATTGATGCAGAACGAACGCGGCTCGCGGATGCCGACGAACCCAACCCGGAATCGAAAGTATTCGACGTTCACACCCCAGAAGAATACCTGAAGCACCGCGAACACTCCGAGCTCCTCGAATCCGCTATTCATCGGTTCGCAGACCAACGCGGCCTATCCGCCACAGAAAACCCGCTCGACCGCGACTGGCCCGGATTCGACGTCCTAACGATCCGAACCGACAACAACGGCGACGCAGTGATCGACCGTTGCATCGAGCTCAAAACCACCGGCCTGAACACACGCAAACCGTCCCTCTCGTGGAACGAATGGAAAGCCGCAGGCGGCCCACTCAGCGAGCACTACTACCTCTACGTCGCCCGGAACATCCGACTCGGCAACAGCGGTGACGCAGAACTCCTCGAAATACCACAACCGTTCGACCGGTTACGGAACCGGCAACGCGAAACACGCGAACGGAACGTCCAGGTAGACCTCCGCAGCTTCGACTTCGACGACGACCCGATCATCGAACGCCCCATCGAGTGGGAGGAATAA